TGACCGAGCACTTTCTGCAAGCGGTCCTTGTGTCTGGTCTTCTCATGGCACTCTTGTCGGGCCGTGTCGTGGTCATCATTCTTATCGTTCAAGGCTTTGCGCACTTTCTCAAGCGACTTGAGCTTGTCCTCGGCCTTCCGCTTACGATTGGGCAAATGATTGGGACTGGATTTGGCCAATTGGCCTCGACCCTTGGCTTGGAGGATCTTCAGGGCTTGGGCTTTCTTGGGATCTATGGATAGAGTCGCCCCCAAGTTCACGGTTTCTGCAGAGCCAAGTCCTCTGCCCAACTGAggtttttgcttcaagctCTGTTCGTGGAGAATTTGCCGGCGTTTCTCCAATGCCAACTCCCGCTTATGTTCCAATAACAGCTGGGTGGCGCTTTTTGAGCTCGAGGCATTTGAAGACTCGCCGCCACCGGATGCGCCCTTCGAGGTCTCCTTGGCCCCGCCATTGAGAGCGTCTAATTTGGCTTGATCAGAGGCTTCCACCTTGGTGAAATGCTTGATGAGCGTTCGGGCCCCAGGGGTGGGTGCCAATAAGCGTAACCCTAATTCTGAAGATACGCCCTTAGCCACACCAATCACGGCCTGCTTCTCCTGATCATTTAAGTGGGTCCGGAATTTAACCTTTCCGTCCCCAGAAAAGATTTTATTCGGATCGGTTTGAACCTTTTCTGCCTGGAACACCTTCTCCACGGGCGTTACGCCTAGATTTCTGAGCGATGAATTGTCCTTGGCTCGTTGTTGCACACTCATTTTACCTACATTAGAAGCGGCGTTCATGAACTTGCCCCCACCAAAGAGTTCGCCCTTTGGATCCACTTTGCCCATGAGACGGGAGCGGACATCTCCATTACCGCTGAAACTGGATTGGAGATCACCGCGCTTCGAACTCATGCTCTTGTAGGCTCGTTTAACGTGAAACTCGCAGAACTCACAACTCGCCAAATTGACCAGATTCGTGCAGCCCGTGCCATCCTGGCGTCGCCCTTGACATTTGCCCGTATCCAAGGAGTCGCCGAGTTCGGTGAGGTTGTCCTGATCAATGGTCAATGATACTTCGCCCTTTCCGCTTCGATCTTCCAATATCTGTAAGAGTACACAATGACCATCTTTCATGTTGAGTCGCTCAAAGTTATTTGGATGCTTTAATTTCGAAATGTGGCTCAGAGTCGCCATgtccaagagcaagccgatttgacgggaagctcgttcacagtccatagttctagaagttcgtgaagTGATCTACGGGCGTATGATAGTATTCGTGCTTCACCTTAGGATTGAAAAGCGCAACCACACGATTGATCTGGATCTTGTAATGACGGGCATGGGTTCGACCAAAGAGCATCACTTTGATCTGTTTAATCTGTCCAAAAAGGTCCGTCATGCTCCACATGGTGTACGAGTTCCCATTCTTGGAGGTGTTGATCGTTTTGTACGTGATCACGCCCACGGTGGCCCAGTCTCCACCTAAAGCCACGACATAGTATTGCAATCACAATAGTTAAAAACCAGGAGGTCTATTCTAATTTGCTCCAACTTTAATACAAATAGGAAAAAGAACACCTACGTTCAGGCCACTTGTTTTCGCGCCCTCATTTGAATCTAGTTTGAATTCAGTTTAGGCGGGATTTGGGCTTgcgcaaaaaaaacaacagaaaaaggagaaattcAACCAGACTTGACAACTGACACGGCTCAGGTAAAGTTCGATTTTAAAGTGCTTTTTTTCGCTAGTAGTAGGTACCTTTTAGATCACTTCGGCCGgtcatttccttcattttgtaTATAGGAACGAAAGTTTTCCCCAGGAATTGGACGTCTAAGGCACTCTGGCTAATTGTCGGGTTAGAGATGCGGAGTTTGGATTGCTTTTCCACCACCAAATCTTTGGGCAAGGGCTTGTTTTTCGAGCTCTGACTTAAGTTCAGACTCGAGCCTTGAACCTGATTGAATCCAAACAATGGCGCAGTTTTGGGCTGGGCTTGAGGACGAAGGATGACAAGGATAAGATAAAGGATGGCACAAATGGACCAAAATCGAGGACCATCTGGTCAATGGTACCTTGGTCGGTTTGCTTCGACAAGCGCTTTTTAATGGATTTTCCGTATTCGTTGTACTTCTGTTCCATTGGGTTTCGTTCGGCTTCGTCATCGCTGGAATCCTGGAGATCCCCGCGAACCATCACGGCCTCAAGTTTGGTACGGTCTGAGGTGTCGAGTCGAGCTAGAATTTTAGCCTTTTCCTCGCCTGAATTACGAGTTTGAGGCATTAAAAGTGAGGGTTACCTAGACATCATCGTCCATGGCTCGCTTGAAAATTACTTACCTTGCAGAACCCGAGACGTTTTGTTGGGCAAGGCGGGTCCAAATCTGGGCGTGTTCTGGTACAATTGAGCGCTCCGCCTGGGCTTGTCCGAATCTTCAAAAGGGTTAGTCTTGACCGGGGATCGCGGTCCAGCCGCTTTGAGAGCGCCGGAAGACGGCTGGAAAAGATTGATTTCCCGAACGGTGGGTAGTGTCTTACTCGTCGACTCAGACGTTTCGACCGCACTCTTGGCATCCAAAAGCTTCTGCATGCGTTCCATTTGCTCCTTCATGGCCTTCATTTGGGCTTCCAAGGACGCCACATCCGGGTTGGGCATTGAGGCTATAGGTTCTGCGATTTCTTCCGGCAATTTGGCCACCACTTTGTCTGGCTAAAATCGGGACTCACTCAAGTTAGTAGCGTAGAACACGCGAGTGAAGGATCAAATGGCTCACCGCGCTACTACGGCTTTCTTCCACAATAGGCCGGGTGGTTGAGAGTGGGGTGGCAGAAGGCTCCTCCTCCGGCTCGTTCTCGTCATCGGACAACTCGGCTTCGAGCATGTCGCACAATAAGTCCAAATTGGCGGCCATAATGGCTTATTTCAATTCTGCGGGTGATATCAAAATTAAGACGAGGATTATCCTGCACAAGCATgaggtggttggttggatcaCATTTATTGAATTTCTAGTGACTGTCAGGTACAAATTTGGAAGCttcaaatgagtttgagaCTGCCTTCTTTGATGAACTCGGCCACGGCCTTGTACCGCACAATGTGTTGCTCTCCCACCTCAAAGTCCACGTCTTCGTCCTTGCCTTGCAGCGTGTCATCTTCCAAGAAGACCCCGTGAACGGGTCGTTCTACTTGAACGAAGACGGCTCGGCTCAACTCGGGCTCGGGCAGTTTCGGGTCGGCACGTTTGGGGTCGATTTGGGCGAAATCCCCGGGCATGTGCTTCAGGGACAAGGCACCAAAGTGCTGCTCCAGGGTCTGACGATGGGCTCGGGCGAATTGCTGTTCTTCCGCACTCAGATTAGCTGAATCTGAGCTCAAATCCAGCGTGAAGATGAACTTCTGGATTTTCGTGAGACGGACGCGCAAATAGGCGGCCATCATGTAGCGCACCCGGTCGAGTTCCATCTTGTGAAGTGGCAAGCGACAATCCGTGGGGCCGACTTGGGCTaagttggtttggatctgCTGGATCTGATCCAGCACGCAATTCACGATCTGACTTTGAGGGGGCAACAACTCCGGCGAGAACTTCTCGTTCATCCAAGCCATCTGCGAAAACAAACAGAAGGAACAAGTTGTTCACATATCCGAATACAACATACAacgaaaaaacaaatatggaTGGCACTAACTTTCCTTTATTTGATCTCGATTGAGAATGGCTGGGATGATATGATTCAGCCCGTTCAATTACTTCTCAATGTCGTGGAAGTATGTCGGGTTAAAGCTAACCTGGCATTACAACGACTATGTAATTGGCAGCAAGTTTGTCGTAGGAACGGAGAAAAACAGCTTGGAAGCAGAAACAATGGCCATTTCCTTTTGACCTTGAGTCGGAATCGTGTCTACGTGTATATACATGGCTTTGAATGTCACGGACAATTCAATTACGCTTGAAAATCCAAATCAAGACCAAAAACCAGCCTTTTCGATCAaggattttcaaaacaatgggAGCATGTGCAGGTTTAGTGTTGACAATCTAATTCATGGCTTGAGGAAAGTGATTCAGCTCCGTCTGAAGCTTCATGGTTGGGGtccatggaacaaaattggtcattggaacaaaaaggacAGGCAATATCTATAGTCTCGCTCCTTGATTGAACGAATGTTCTTTCCCTGACCTGATTGATATAAATGGCCCCACTCAAACCAATGCGTATTTATTTGGTCGCGTTCTCAAATTTCCCCCTAGTCAAGAAACTAGTGCTTTCTGGGTAAGTGTTACCTTTAACCTTTGGATGACTTCGCCCGTGGTGagttcttcctcctcttcgtcctcttcgtcctcgtgCTCTGCTtgatcattttcttgaacTCGTTGGGTCAGGGTCCCTTGCGAAATAGGCATGCCTCTCATGTCCTCGGTCGAAAGAACAGCGCCCGAACTGGCCGAATCAAACAGATCCATGGACGCCGTCGGGTTGTTCCCACCGCCACTACTGCTTACATTAGCCTCGCCCTCACTCATGTTGACACTCACGATGAATCAATCATCAGAGCTAGAAATCCGACAAAATGACGAGGGTCAAAAAGAGATCAATCGGGGAAGTAGTGATATGACCTCTTCTGTTTTGAGGTATGAATTCTTTCTCACCGTTAGGGTAGATTCCCGCTCAAACTGACAAATGACAAGTCAACAGCTGACGATGGCAGCTGATTGATGTAAACGGTAATCAGTGGTCTCCAAGGGGTATCATcttaaaaggttgcgtgagtctTTTTAAACTTGAGTGTGGGAtaagataaacgttattctccaccgattagtaGGCGGTactcatttttaaaatttgtagcaaagtgttaaaaggtttagatagagactttaagggttgTTGATATCGTTTAAGTTAAGGTTTGATCAGGCTGGGTTAGGTTAGGGTGGATTAGTTTAGGTTAAGTCGCATGATTGTGAAGAGTGGTAAAGAGTTAAGTGTTGGAGGAGATGGTTCTTTATTGAAGCTCTAGACCGAAGTGCCGGGCTGCATGAACCAAAGCTGTACCAGCTGACCGGCAAGCTCCcattaagtttaaaaaagtagctttTACCGTGTGATAATCATATTACTGATAATTGAATCGATACTGAGAAGTTTGTTTATACATACGACAACATTTAGCATAACATACCTGGCCATACCGACctcattttcttggttttgtaCAGTCTAGGTTGCGTGATATTTTAGTCTTCCtcttgggacattgaagcagtacaagaagatgacgtcaccatcaaattgtGAGTGGTCACTCATGCCTTGGAGGCTTGatagttctttgtcaaaggaTGGTATTggagttccagttcatttgTCCCAGAAAAATTAGTTTTCATAGCACGGCACTTCAACCAAATGTCATGATTTTCTCGCATTTTCTGCCACATGATAGAAAATTGCCTTTAACAACTTCCCATCTTTCTCCATGACACCTAATggttttttccttgttcacAGTGCCAGCAAGACTGCTCAGATACCCATGCTCCTTCAATTCATTAATATGTCTAAAAATATTCTTAAGCCGAAAAGCAGTTATTGGACTTATATTTCctacctttttttgtttttaacaaCTCTTTGAAACCTTCGAAAAGTGTTTTGTGTAATATTATAACGCTTTGCACCTTGGGTTTCAGTACCTCCTCTGCATTTGAAGTACCCAAGTAACCTCCCAAAACTTGTAGGCTGACATCATCCCAGAGCTGCTACTGAAAGGAGTCAATAGTCCTCTTTATTCTCCTCTCCCTTCTTTCGttgtggacaaacaaacggagaaatacaGCATATGCTCTAAGGTGTCTGACTTTTCATTGACCAACTTATAGCTGATCTATTCAAATACGATgaatacaccaccaaccctaCTGCACGACCCTTCAAATCCTGTAAggttaaaattacaaacactttataGATCCAACTGGTGATAAAGAGAGAGCTATATATGGTATATTTGCAGTATACCAGTGAgtattcatcatcatcgttttCCATGAATTCGTGCTAAAAAAGCCAATCATAAGTTCAGAAAAACTAATGCTTTTAAAATTAGTCATCAATAATATGCGCAAGTGTACTTTTTCTAGTAGTATTTGgttggaaacgatgattgccaaagtgttgacGCGTTGTCAACATTACAGTACACAACCTCCTgtatgatgatgatttacatgtcataattgtccGGAATTCTACCTATAGAGAATTTGATGCGTCTCCCTGAAGAGTTGACGGTTTATTCGTTGTATCACAGTACTTAGGCAgtaaattgttcattgaataatctcttgataaaatctggcatcttagagcgtattccCTCCTTCCTACGTTTGTTTGTacgcacctagacgaagcaggGAGCGCTTCCTCCGCGCAATGAAAAGGATCCTAGACCCCacagtagtgctggggcgagcccggcaaaagtcggacttgTCCAAGTCCTTTGATTATCCGAATTTTTGCCGGCctcaagtcttttactagCGTCAGGTCTGtcaaaagactcgtcttgcgaaattctacAAAGAAAGATTTTTGGCGAGCCCAGACTCAAGTCCTTTCTAAAGGACTCGAATCCGGAAAAATATCGCCAAAATGGAGTAAAAGACTAGAGCGCATTTGGACTCAATTccagactcgccccagcaatagcccccttacgctgcacgaaatatgttttactgttttacgttctgcactccagagggcgctttgtcattcagcctctaccaaataaagggccgattgggccaattccttgctattgaattataatgcgtttatGTTCTTTTTTACTAACTCTATCAcaatcttattttcatttagtgccttgggtcacataatgtccggcaaagaaattgcgttcaaggcaaggcaagaccagtttatgtagcaatctactgtgcctcttcccgttttctttgggctgtgtgacgttgcaaataagggcccttatagcCCACAGTCACACATTCAGTAATGGAACAAGGCCTCTTCCGACattagttttctttttcagacttcgggaatggaattccctgcagttcaagacaaaacactaattcattttacttaacttttatttaaatgtactttttgattgaccaataaattagagttgg
This genomic interval from Tigriopus californicus strain San Diego chromosome 6, Tcal_SD_v2.1, whole genome shotgun sequence contains the following:
- the LOC131882548 gene encoding DNA replication complex GINS protein SLD5-like yields the protein MSEGEANVSSSGGGNNPTASMDLFDSASSGAVLSTEDMRGMPISQGTLTQRVQENDQAEHEDEEDEEEEELTTGEVIQRLKMAWMNEKFSPELLPPQSQIVNCVLDQIQQIQTNLAQVGPTDCRLPLHKMELDRVRYMMAAYLRVRLTKIQKFIFTLDLSSDSANLSAEEQQFARAHRQTLEQHFGALSLKHMPGDFAQIDPKRADPKLPEPELSRAVFVQVERPVHGVFLEDDTLQGKDEDVDFEVGEQHIVRYKAVAEFIKEGSLKLI
- the LOC131882545 gene encoding protein MCM10 homolog, which produces MAANLDLLCDMLEAELSDDENEPEEEPSATPLSTTRPIVEESRSSAPDKVVAKLPEEIAEPIASMPNPDVASLEAQMKAMKEQMERMQKLLDAKSAVETSESTSKTLPTVREINLFQPSSGALKAAGPRSPVKTNPFEDSDKPRRSAQLYQNTPRFGPALPNKTSRVLQGEEKAKILARLDTSDRTKLEAVMVRGDLQDSSDDEAERNPMEQKYNEYGKSIKKRLSKQTDQAQPKTAPLFGFNQVQGSSLNLSQSSKNKPLPKDLVVEKQSKLRISNPTISQSALDVQFLGKTFVPIYKMKEMTGRSDLKGGDWATVGVITYKTINTSKNGNSYTMWSMTDLFGQIKQIKVMLFGRTHARHYKIQINRVVALFNPKILEDRSGKGEVSLTIDQDNLTELGDSLDTGKCQGRRQDGTGCTNLVNLASCEFCEFHVKRAYKSMSSKRGDLQSSFSGNGDVRSRLMGKVDPKGELFGGGKFMNAASNVGKMSVQQRAKDNSSLRNLGVTPVEKVFQAEKVQTDPNKIFSGDGKVKFRTHLNDQEKQAVIGVAKGVSSELGLRLLAPTPGARTLIKHFTKVEASDQAKLDALNGGAKETSKGASGGGESSNASSSKSATQLLLEHKRELALEKRRQILHEQSLKQKPQLGRGLGSAETVNLGATLSIDPKKAQALKILQAKGRGQLAKSSPNHLPNRKRKAEDKLKSLEKVRKALNDKNDDHDTARQECHEKTRHKDRLQKVLGQKSKNQNLIEDHENEVLDKHLDSLERVENMEEKMIQTTEIETKAVSCKLCNYTAFSQSDLCKQSGHRIKVISCKKRFFECKQCKNRTISLDKYPKGACSKCGESRWTRTGMMREKKGPLLDSEQLCIRGVEQKFINQTSSVPLHLDSF